The sequence below is a genomic window from Corynebacterium afermentans subsp. afermentans.
GTCTCCATTGCCGTGCTCGTGGCGTACATGGCGCTGCCGGGGCGGCTGAACCCGGCGGCGCCGACGTCGATAAGCAATCCCCACGTGCTCCTGCTGGGCCTTGGCACCACGGCCGGCGTGGTGGTGCAGTGCCTGATCATGCTGCCCGCGCTGCGCAAGCTGGGCATCGATTTACGCCCGCTGTGGGGCATTGACGAGCGCCTCAAGCAGTTCGGCGGCATGGCGCTGGCGATTGTCACCTACGTGGCCATTAGCCAGTTCGGCTACGTCATCACCTCGCGCATCGCGTTTGACGCGGACGCGGCGGCGCAGTTCATCTACCAGCAGCACTGGATGTTGCTGCAAATGCCGTACGGCATCATCGGCGTCACCCTGCTGACCGCGATCATGCCGCGCATGTCCCGCAACGCCGCGGACGGCGACGACGCAGCCGTGGTCGCGGACCTGACCATGGGCACGAAGCTGACGTTCATCGCGATGCTCCCGATCATCATCTTCATGACGGCGCTGGGCCCCGACATCGCCCACGCCCTGTTCGCCTACGGCTCGTTCAGCCCCCAGGCCGCGCACCTGCTCGGCCTGACCATCTCCGCGTCCTCGTTCACCCTGATCCCGTACGCGCTGGTGATGCTGCACCTGCGCGTGTTCTACGCGCGCGAAGAGGCGTGGACGCCCACGTTCATCATCGCCGGCATCACCGGCACGAAGATCCTGCTGTCCGCGCTCGCGCCGTACATCGCGCAGGACCCCAGCCACGTGGTGGTGCTGCTCGGTGCGGCGAACGGCTTCGGCTTTGTCGCCGGCGCGCTCATCGGCGCGCTGCTGCTGCGCCGCAAGCTGGGCACCCTGCGCTCCAGCGACGTGCTGCGCACCTCCATCTGGGCGGTGGCCGCGGCACTCGTGGGTGTTGCGGTGATCTTCGGTGTGCGCTGGCTGCTTCGCGACGTCGCCGGCCTGCACCTGCCCGAGGCCCTCGGACGCCTCATCGGTGCCCCCAGCCTGGGCAACCTCATCGAGGTGGTCCTGCTGGGCCTGCTGTTTCTGGTGGTCACCGGCCTGGTGCTGTCGCGCTCCAAGCTGCCCGAGGTGCAGAACCTGGGCCGCGCGCTGCAGCGCATCCCGGTGCTGGGGCGCTTCATCCGCCCGGACGAGGACCGCGCGCTCGAGGTGGGCGAGGCGGACCCGCGGGACGTGTCCAACCAGTTCCTCGCCTCCGACACCTTCAACGCCTCCCCGGTGCCGCCGCCGATGTCGGCCGGTGTGGTCCGCGGGCCGCGTCTGGTGCCGGGCGCGAGCGTGTCCGACGGGCGCTTCCGCCTGATCCGCGACCACGGCGCCACCACCGGCGCGCGCTTCTGGCAGGCGAGGGAAGTGGCCACCGGCCGCGATGTGGCGCTGACGTTCGTGGACACCACCGGTGCCGCCCCGATGGCCCCGGCCACCCCCCGCGAGGCGGCGCTGAAGGCCGCCGGCGTGGCGCGGCGCACCCGCAAGATGGACAAGCTGCACCTGCCTGCGGTGGCCGAGAACATTGAAATCCTGTCGTACCGTTCCGGCGCCCTCGTGGTGGCGGACTGGGTGGAGGGCTCCTCGGTCAAGGCCGTGGCGGAGTCCGGCCAGACACTGCACACCGAGGCCGTGGCCAACGCGCTGGCACCGCTGGCCGGTGCCATGGCCGCGGCGCACGAGGAGGACGTGCCGCTGGGGCTAGACAACCGCCAGCAGCTGCGCATCGACCACGAAGGCCACGTGCGCCTGGCGTTCCCGGTGGTGTTGCCGGACGCCACCCCGGCAACGGACGCGGAGTCCTTCGCCTCCGCACTGACGCTGCTGACCAGCAACGTCAGCTCCGACGACCTGGACGATGTCACCGCCCGCACCCGCGCGCTTGTGGACGCGGACGCGGTGGACCAGGCCGCCTTCCGCGACATCGAGCGCGCCCTGTACGAGGCGGCGAACCTGCCGGTGCCCAACGAGGACGCCCCGACTGACGAGATCCCGGTGGTGGAGATCTACGAGCCGGTCGAGCCGGTGGCCGAGCACGTGGAGGACCCGGACGAGCTGCGCGGCGGCTTCGGCGGCCGCACCATGGGCCCGGTGACCATCGGGCTGCTCACCTTCGCCGCGGTCATCGCCGCGGTGCTGGTGGGCGTGCTCACCACGTACCTGGTGGACTTCGTCTCCGGCGAAAACGTAGTGGACCGTCCGTCGGCCGCGCCCACAACCACCACACGCGACCCGGGCATGCCGGTGGTCATCGGCCCGCTGAACATGGAGGTCTTAGACGACAGCTCCGTGCAGTTCACCCCTGAGGACGGCTCGACGTTCACGCTTGAGCAGGTGCTTATCGACGCCTCCGGCACCGCCAACTACACCCTGTACGGCGTGACGGCAGAGCAGGAGACCGCGCACCCGCCCGTGATCGCGGAGGGCAAGTTGCGGGGCGGCCAGATCAGCGCCGACGTCGAAACCAACGAACCATTGTTACGCGTGGTGCTGAAGGTCGACGGCGAGACGGATGTGAAGAACCTCTCGCTGGTCGGCCACGTAGTTGTCCACTGAAATGCGCACCCGGCCCTAGGCAGGGGGTCTAGGGCCGGGGCATAGTGGGGGCAACTGAATTTTTGGGGGGAAAATGGACTACATCAACGACCGGCAGCTGGTGGCGAACTACCTGGCAGGGGACCGGCAGGCCTTCGCGCTCATCGTGCGGCGCCACCGCAAACGTATGTACTTCGCCGCCCGCAACTTCGCGCGCAACGAGCAGGACGCCCAAGACATCGTCCAAGACGCCCTGTTCAAGGCGGCGCGCAGCATGCACACCTACCGCGGGGAAGCGAAGCTGTCCACGTGGCTGCACCGCATGACCATCAACGCGGCGATAGACCACCAGCGCAAAGACGGCCGCTCCGGCGCCCAGTGCAGCCTGGACGACAACGACACCGTCGACATCGACGCGAACAAGTACCTCGCCTACAACCCCATGGAGAACATGGAGCGCACGATGGCCATGCGGCAGGCCCTGGCGGTGCTGCCGCAGGCGCAGCGCAAAGCGCTGTGGCTCATCGACGTCGCGGGCAT
It includes:
- a CDS encoding murein biosynthesis integral membrane protein MurJ, which translates into the protein MTEQGLRRRIVTPAPPAPVPAPRETKPAREELEDGAPDKSLLTTSPKGETIAPPQTADTVAAGTASTVAVAEPQASEEEPTAKGGEKVVRATGSMAVATLISRITGFIRTVLIGAALGEVVAASFNTANTLPNLITEIVLGSVLTALVVPVLVRAEKEDADHGAAFIRRLFTLTLTLMTVVTVAAVAAAPLLSRMMMDEDSLGNLVQTTSFAYLVLPQIFFYGMFSLFMAILNTKEHFRPGAWAPVANNVVSIAVLVAYMALPGRLNPAAPTSISNPHVLLLGLGTTAGVVVQCLIMLPALRKLGIDLRPLWGIDERLKQFGGMALAIVTYVAISQFGYVITSRIAFDADAAAQFIYQQHWMLLQMPYGIIGVTLLTAIMPRMSRNAADGDDAAVVADLTMGTKLTFIAMLPIIIFMTALGPDIAHALFAYGSFSPQAAHLLGLTISASSFTLIPYALVMLHLRVFYAREEAWTPTFIIAGITGTKILLSALAPYIAQDPSHVVVLLGAANGFGFVAGALIGALLLRRKLGTLRSSDVLRTSIWAVAAALVGVAVIFGVRWLLRDVAGLHLPEALGRLIGAPSLGNLIEVVLLGLLFLVVTGLVLSRSKLPEVQNLGRALQRIPVLGRFIRPDEDRALEVGEADPRDVSNQFLASDTFNASPVPPPMSAGVVRGPRLVPGASVSDGRFRLIRDHGATTGARFWQAREVATGRDVALTFVDTTGAAPMAPATPREAALKAAGVARRTRKMDKLHLPAVAENIEILSYRSGALVVADWVEGSSVKAVAESGQTLHTEAVANALAPLAGAMAAAHEEDVPLGLDNRQQLRIDHEGHVRLAFPVVLPDATPATDAESFASALTLLTSNVSSDDLDDVTARTRALVDADAVDQAAFRDIERALYEAANLPVPNEDAPTDEIPVVEIYEPVEPVAEHVEDPDELRGGFGGRTMGPVTIGLLTFAAVIAAVLVGVLTTYLVDFVSGENVVDRPSAAPTTTTRDPGMPVVIGPLNMEVLDDSSVQFTPEDGSTFTLEQVLIDASGTANYTLYGVTAEQETAHPPVIAEGKLRGGQISADVETNEPLLRVVLKVDGETDVKNLSLVGHVVVH
- a CDS encoding sigma-70 family RNA polymerase sigma factor; protein product: MDYINDRQLVANYLAGDRQAFALIVRRHRKRMYFAARNFARNEQDAQDIVQDALFKAARSMHTYRGEAKLSTWLHRMTINAAIDHQRKDGRSGAQCSLDDNDTVDIDANKYLAYNPMENMERTMAMRQALAVLPQAQRKALWLIDVAGMSVGDAAAELGVQPGTVKSRRYRAREAVAAAIGEAAPAR